The Glycine max cultivar Williams 82 chromosome 3, Glycine_max_v4.0, whole genome shotgun sequence sequence ATTAATTTCCTCTAAAATTATCTagagaaaatatcattttatacttttgaatattaaaaatccaaaatatttaataacaacatttttaacaaattttttgaaTGATGAAAAACATAACGAAGTCagttttaaatatatcaataataataggTATACTTTTAAGAGATAATTTAtccatataaattttttgatttcAAATATGACTTTTTGAGTTATTtcttaaaagattttttatttttgtatcaaaataattttgttattaattcaattattcattCTTGCAAAATACTAaacaattatgttaaaaaattatatttaaaatcattttataatttcgAATATTTAAAACCATAACTAAATTAATTGAACATACTATTTCGCTAAAATTATGTACAGgaaatagcattttttttataattttgaatattgaaaatttaaaatatttaaaaatatgatttttatgtcAACATATATTAATCATGGTAAACATAAGatatttagatttaaatatattaataatggatatatatttattgagataatatattcaattagattttttgatttaaattttttaaaaattaaacccaTTGAAACTAATTTAATTGCACCATTTTACAATATAATTCTGTTAAACATAATAGAccgaaaaatatttcttaaattacACAATTTACTTTATATAGTTACAGtattacacaatttttttttacagaatgtTGTCAAGTTTATGGTATGATATTTTTTGCTATCATATTTATTCGCATATCACATTATCGTCTGTGTTAAAGGGAAAATATTCATGATACactataattaaacaaaaaattattattaaagagAAATTCTTCATTATAAAAAGGTTCAATTAACATTGTtgaataataaagaaaactaaaatatacaGCCAACTCATCTCAAATTATCATTTTTCCTATCAAAATACTTGggagaatgatttttttttttccgagtTGTCTGGGCAAAACACTCAACACATTTCTAATTATTACTCAAATTTGAGTCAATTACATCAGCATCCTCCGTGAAAGAGTGGGCAAACTGCTACAAAAACATATATCCGATTGTAAAGACAACTCATGCTTGGCAAAAGAATATGTTAAGTTATTCGTGTCTCTCTATGAATATGTCTCATAACACAAATGAAACTTCTCTTCCACTCTCCAAATCTCACCCACAAGCATTTTAAAACAGTTTCCATCGCCACTCTTGTCATCTAGGAGCTTGATAGCATCAAAAGAATCCCTTTCCACCATCAACGATGCTATTCCTTTCTCACAAATCATATAAAACGGTCCAGAGCTCTGCTTCCAATATCGAACAATGACCCAACCTTATAGAGAATGTTCGAATAAAACCACCATTGTTACCTCTAAGGACAACAGCGCATGAAGCTACTTCTATAGCTGGAAGATAAGCTCCGGCACAGTTAAGTTTTATACACCCCTCCATAGGATTCTTCCAAATTCCAGAATCATCGGTCCTCAAATTTGGTTGAATCGAGTTCAACACATTCTGCACAATGTCACTTCTCCTACTATCTCTCAACAGGGTTCAATCGAGTCCAACttgaagaatgaaaagatgatgTCATAACATTAGATTAGATAAGAAAACGAAATGAAATTTCTTCCTTGAAAATTGGAAATTAAAAAggcagaaaataacaaaaattaaatgagattatAAGAAGAAACAATCAATATAATGAGAAAAATTTGGGCGAAAAACTAATACTATAGACCTAGCTCACTTTATAtggatataataaaataataataataataataacagtaaaataatagataatagataaatataaacAATCATCCTAATCGATGTACTTGggttattagttaaaaaactaaaaagtctTATACAAaattcttttcagattttttttccacaagattattttctaatttttatatgcattaattatttttattatatatttaacaaatttaatatgagcaattaaattaattatattttaaagactatgaattgattaaaatagtctttttttaattcataaaaattaaataaaatatcgaAAGATTTATAACACTCAAATATGATGTTTAACTAACTAAACTAAAAGACTCATTGGTagttaaaaagaatattttgaaataacttttaaatattaattgatagatatatacatataatttttaaaataattagaagggtaaattattttttttaacactttggttcatcctaaaaaaaaagatcttgattaatctaaaattcactcaatacataaataaagtttgataaaaaaaattttttaaagattaaactCAAATAATACATAAACAATTCAATCATAACttcaacatattaattatttgtgtccaactatttgattaaattaattaaatttttagttcatcaacttttttaaattctaatttttatccccttaaatttttttacaacttttaattcttcattaattttttcaaaaattttagttactcctaattttttaaagggactaaaaattataatataaaaacattaagcaattaaaaacttaattaatccaagtaactattataaaaatcaacctATATAAATTAATTGGATGATACCTTTCAtttaaattaagaagaaaaatactaacGCGTGGGAAGATTGAATGAAGAGTTTGTGGAGGTTTGGAACTAACAGGGCCGACATAACACAGTTCTCCTTTCTCTGAATTTTTCGTTAGAGAATGGGGAAGAGTAGCGGAAGAGACCGAAGACGAAGAAGATCACATGACTCTGAATCCGACTCACCTTCCGATTCCGACTCCGACAGACGCCACCGTAGCAATAGTCGCCGGTCGCGGCGGGACTCCGATGGCGACAGGAAGAAGAAGTCCTCGAAGTCTGAATCCGAGTCGCCTTCCGATTCCGACTCCGACATACGCCACCGTAGTAGCAGCCGCCGGTCGTGGCGGGACTCCGACGGCGATAGGAAGAAGTCCTCGAGGAGCATCACAGAAGAGGAAATTACAAAGTACATGGCCAGAAAGGCCCAATCGAAGGTCTCACTCATTTCTCCATCCCTATCTCATCTCTTCTTCGTTTGATTTCACTTATTGAACGATTTTCAATTATTTCAGGCAATGAAAGTAGCGAAAAAGTTGAAAACCAGTACGGTATCGGGCTATTCCAACGATTCGAATCCGTTTGGTGACTCTAATCTCAACGAGAAGTAAGTTCCTACctatttctctttgttttttttttttttttgtatctcGCGGTTAAATTGAACTTATTTTAGCATCATAATGAATAAATCTTGCAGATAAGTAGTGGTCGCTCATATGCCAGATCTATATAGATTATAAACCTACACAAATGTTATTTATAGGTTTGTCTGGCGCAAGAAGATTGAGCGCGATGTTTCACAAGGTGTGTCTATTGATGCGTTTTCAATGAAGGCAGAGAAAAAGAAACAGAGAGAAAGGATGGTATGCCTTTCCTTCCATGAATTTTATTCAGCTAAAATGTGTTTTGGGTCCCTGAATTTTCGgttgaaattgattttagtcCCTGTACtttaaaaacaatgattttcattcttgaatttttaataattagtgaatttctttcctcttaatGGAACTCAAGATACTAGGGTGAGGGATGAAGTTTACCAATTATAAAAGAATGAGGACCAACATAATAGTATTTAAAGTATGGGGACTAAAACTAATATTAACCAAAAATTGAGAGACCTAAAACACATtttaccaattttattttaagcataGCATGATAGGTGATTTATGTTGTGTAAGCACCAGTAGGTAGTAATTGTACAACTGGTCATTATTTTTTCTCCAACTTCTGCAACATTTCCCGTACAACTTTTGAGAATTTAGAAGCTTTAAAATGATATTAGGCATAATGGTATCTTGGTACCAATTTAGTTTCTAGACCACGTGTGCAAGATGTTGATCTTATACAGTTTCCCCCTCGAATTTAGTTCCCTCTATTGGGAATGATTGTGAATATGGTTTGCTTGGGTTATATTAAAGTAAGGTTTTAAAAAAGCTCTGTGACTGCAATTTCAGCCGCAACGCCAAGGTTTTTGGAGTCCTTGCCAGCATTACAGTGGCCAACAACAAAAAAGCTACACCAGGATAGCAGGATAAccagtatttttaattttttatacagtttataatgtgtaatatatacacataaattttaaaaaatataaaaattattcaaaattaatgacattcataattaacaataaaagtCGTCACAACCAAGGGGTTTCTTGGAATCAACACATAACACCCCCATAGTGCTACTATGGATACTATTTGGTCAGCTATAGTCACTACATTAAACTGCTCTATTACGCAGCCACCGTGGCGGGCAGGGGCAGCTCTGCACCGCTATACTGCTATAGTGTGCTATTTAAAACCCTGGTCTTTGCTACTGCAATTGTGGTCACAGCCATTGTATTTGTCCTTAAGTTCCTGCAATATCAAGGAGCATAGcgtcacctagtgggataaggctttgttATTGTCATAGTATCAAGGAACACAACAAAACCACCACCACGTCTGCAGTTTAAAACCTAGTATTAAACTGTAACTGGGAATGGAATCAATGGGTTAAACTAGTTCAGTAATTCATATGGTTTATATACACTTGTATTTGAGGATAGGCTTTGCATCTTTGTTCTTTGTTTTCACAAATTTGTTGGTCCTTTGATTTGTCATTGATGGCCTAACAACTAAACTTTCTCAATGCTTATAACAATATTTGCAGGCagaaattgaaaaagtaaaaaagagaagagaggaaAGGGCACTTGAGAAAGCAAGGCACGAGGAAGAAATGGTAACTCCTTTCTCATAATTTGTTATTAGTCAATAGTTATTGTAAGACCATTTGTTATGTTGTGTTAAATTAGTTTGGGCTTGTACTAGCTCTACAGTAATTCATTTTATACTTTACATTAATAGTATTAGACCGGCCTTTGGtatctcaattattttagcaTGTCAGTTAATATTGTCTgttgtttcctttccttctatTCCCTGTTTCTtgtcttttgtttattttattttattattatttttttttggtggggggggggggggggggtgacaATATCAGGCCTATCGTTTAAGAAGGGTCCTGGAATTAATCTTCACTTGGGCCCAAATATGGAGATATTTGAGTCAAGCCGAGTAGCCGACGCTTGGCATAAATGTTAGGTTGTTGGTGGCATAAACTATGTTATGTTATTGGGATTTGACACATTCTTTCTCCCAGGCACTGTTAGCCAGAGAGCGTGCTCGAGCTGAGTTTCAGGActgggaaaaaaaagaagaggaggTACTACTCTGCCTTTAGTTCATTTTcatttgttgttattttatataatattgtcAGTTTGATGACTTAGACAATTTAATTTGCAGTTTCATTTTGATCAAAGCAAAGTTAGGTCAGAAATTAGATTGCGTGAAGGGCGTGCCAGACCCATCGATGTCCTAACCAAGCATCTCAATGGCTCTGATGATTTGGATATAGAAATAAATGAACCATACATGGTCTTCAAGGTTAATACTAAGCGTTTTTCTTTCTCCTATTCCTCATTGTTGTAATGTCATGTAGTATGATTAAGGATATCCAgattttaaatgttaatattattgAACATGTTACATAATAACTTGATATACGGTGCAGGGTTTGACTGTGAACGAAATGAGTGAGCTACGTGACGACATCAAAATGCATCTAGACCTTGACAGGGCAACACCAACTCATGTAGAATATTGGGAGGTATCACCCTGTTTCCattgcttatttttttctttatagttCTGCACATGTTacttaattaataactaataccTTATCTAATTAACGGCACAACAAATgcaagataattttaaaatgaaatttgatgTGACTCTGAGCCCAAATGAACTAGTTGACTTTCATGACCTTATGCTGTTTTTAGTTAACTTGTATGGCTATTAGTATTGGTATCTTGTTTAAAGTTGAAGACTCATTGTTTAATGTCTTCGTGCAGGCACTCCTTCTGGTTTGTGATTGGGAGCTAGCTGAAGCTCAAAGAAAGGATGCACTTGATCGAGCTAGGGTGCGTGGAGAAGAACCTCCTGCTGAGCTGCTTGCAGAAGAAAGGGGTCTGCATTCCAGTGTTGAGCCAGATGTGAAGAGGCTTTTGCAGGGGAAGACACTTGCAGAGTTGGAGGCTTTACGGGTTCACATTGAATCAGAAATGCGTACTGGTACAGCAAAGGTGGTTGAGTACTGGGAGGCCATTTTAAAACATCTCCACATTTATAAGGCCAAGGTATTCTCCATCATATTATTTTCCAATATTCTTATGTGCCTTTAAACAATGGTTCTCTGACTGTATTACTAAATTGCTCCAAATACAGGCTTGTTTAAAGGAAATTCATGCTAAATTGCTACGTAAGCATTTGCAATCTCTTGAGAGACCATTGGAGGATGAAGATAAATTGGAGAATGCTCATGTTATGATACCTGAGGAGGAAGATACTGAAGATGATATTAAAGGTATGTATAAGCTTTTTATCATCACGAACATTTAGTTGTTCATGAAACAATTTTTATTggctttatttcttttaatgttGAAATttgctttatttcattttcttgctaGTCCAATCTGCAGATGAATCATTCTCACCAGAGCCCATTAGAGAGGATCAAGAAGCTGATGATGAGGCTGGATCATTTTCACCACAACTGTTGCACGGTGATGAAAATGCGGAAGCTATTGACCCAGAAGAAGATAGAGCCATGCTGGTAATCTTTTGAACTGTGATTTTTAATGGTGATCTCATACttaatatatagattataaCTTGACCCTGTTTTTACATTTGTAGGAGCGGAATCGTAAGGCTGTATTAGAAGAGCAGCAAAGACGAGTTCAGGAAGCAATGGCATCAAAGCCAACTCCTTCTGAAGATCATTTTGAGATGAAGGCCTTAAAAGCTATGGGGGATATGGAAGATGGAGACTCTGTGTTTGGATCTGGTGCTGAAGTGAATCTGGATTCCCAGGTATTGTGTCTTGGCCACATTCTAtgattcttaaaattttgaatttttcatggaTAGAAAAATATGTAGTTAGATCTACAACGTTCTGGATTTTTCGGAAGTAATATCATAAGTTGTGGATTGTTATCATGGAAGAGTCTTAAATATTGTCTTATCATATCCTTTGGTTACTTCTCTCCACAGAAAAAAGTAGGCAGTGGAGGGAGTTTGCACTGAGGCTATACCTCTTTCATGGCTTAAAAGCCATTTTAAAGTCAAAGTTCAAAATaagagttttaaaaataaagtagaaGTTGTTTGACAGTTGTAGCTTACAATCTCCTTTATAAAaactttgtttctttgtctCACATCAGAGTGAGAAGGAGGCAAAAATGTGCAGCTCATTTTTAAAAGCTACTTGAGTTATTAGCTTTTCCAAATGTGTTTGCCCCAGCTCCTCCTTTTAAGGAGATGCAGAGCTAGAAAAGTTGGGCCAAACACTACCTTGTTATTATGTACTATGTACACTTTCACTGGTATATTTTGGTATTTTAATGAGAAATAGAAagcttgttattttttttttctccttgtcatttaaatttgtgaCTGACTAATAAATGTTGGAGCAGGTTTATTGGTGGCATGACAAATACAGGCCTAGGAAGCCGAAGTATTTCAACCGTGTTCACACTGGATATGAGTGGAACAAATATAATCAGACTCACTATGATCATGACAACCCACCTCCAAAGATAGTCCAAGGgtacaaatttaatattttctacccTGATCTTGTAGACAAGACAAAAGCCCCAACCTACACCATTGAGAAGGATGGCAGCAATGGGGAGACTTGCATTATAAGATTCCACGCAGGGCCACCATATGAAGACATAGTAAGTCTATTATCCTTTAATTTTATGAaggatttttaattttcaatcaatttacttatttccttattttttcCATGACAGGCTTTCCGCATTGTTAACAAAGAATGGGAGTATTCTCATAAGAAAGGTTTTAAGTGTGCATTTGAACGTGGAATTCTGCATGTGTACTTCAATTTCAAACGCCACCGCTACCGAAGATAATTTCACACAAGGCAATGGTTCACTTTCTGTAAAATTTCCCCTAATAGAAAGGCTATGGACTGCAATTTTTagagtaaattttatttgatggTGTTGACACTAGAGATAGATGGCCAGGAATTTTTTACAGCTTAGATTGAGACCAAGAAGAAATTCTAAGGTACTATCAGAGTGATACTCCCACCGGTTAAAGTTTGATCTAAATCTTGtcatatgatattttaaatttagttttaaggAGATAGTATGGTTATGCTGTTCTCATCTACTGATTATGTTTTTGATGGATTGAGTATAGTACTCCTGTGCATAAGAATATGGATACCCAGGGTGATTCCAAATGCTGAGATACTAATTAcatgtcttttctttttttagtgtaCACACTAATCTCAATTCTGTGAATCCTGGCTGGATTATCTagactttcttttgctattggAGACTATCAAATTGTCCAACTGTTTCTTTAGCAAAAGtttatttattgttcttttgaCGATAGTTTTCATCTCACAAGGTGAAAGAATTCATGGTTGCATACATATAATCAGCTATAACAACAATTATCATCTTTGTCATTAGAATCCTCCATGGTTTTGTCTTAGATGCACCTTGCTTTTGGAGGTGCACTGATGTCAGTCCATATGATCGCTgattttgcattaaaaaaattatagtaggAGCTAGTAACCATTAATGAC is a genomic window containing:
- the LOC100805202 gene encoding cactin isoform X2, with the protein product MGKSSGRDRRRRRSHDSESDSPSDSDSDRRHRSNSRRSRRDSDGDRKKKSSKSESESPSDSDSDIRHRSSSRRSWRDSDGDRKKSSRSITEEEITKYMARKAQSKAMKVAKKLKTSTVSGYSNDSNPFGDSNLNEKFVWRKKIERDVSQGVSIDAFSMKAEKKKQRERMAEIEKVKKRREERALEKARHEEEMALLARERARAEFQDWEKKEEEFHFDQSKVRSEIRLREGRARPIDVLTKHLNGSDDLDIEINEPYMVFKGLTVNEMSELRDDIKMHLDLDRATPTHVEYWEALLLVCDWELAEAQRKDALDRARVRGEEPPAELLAEERGLHSSVEPDVKRLLQGKTLAELEALRVHIESEMRTGTAKVVEYWEAILKHLHIYKAKACLKEIHAKLLRKHLQSLERPLEDEDKLENAHVMIPEEEDTEDDIKDESFSPEPIREDQEADDEAGSFSPQLLHGDENAEAIDPEEDRAMLERNRKAVLEEQQRRVQEAMASKPTPSEDHFEMKALKAMGDMEDGDSVFGSGAEVNLDSQVYWWHDKYRPRKPKYFNRVHTGYEWNKYNQTHYDHDNPPPKIVQGYKFNIFYPDLVDKTKAPTYTIEKDGSNGETCIIRFHAGPPYEDIAFRIVNKEWEYSHKKGFKCAFERGILHVYFNFKRHRYRR
- the LOC100805202 gene encoding cactin isoform X1, whose translation is MGKSSGRDRRRRRSHDSESDSPSDSDSDRRHRSNSRRSRRDSDGDRKKKSSKSESESPSDSDSDIRHRSSSRRSWRDSDGDRKKSSRSITEEEITKYMARKAQSKAMKVAKKLKTSTVSGYSNDSNPFGDSNLNEKFVWRKKIERDVSQGVSIDAFSMKAEKKKQRERMAEIEKVKKRREERALEKARHEEEMALLARERARAEFQDWEKKEEEFHFDQSKVRSEIRLREGRARPIDVLTKHLNGSDDLDIEINEPYMVFKGLTVNEMSELRDDIKMHLDLDRATPTHVEYWEALLLVCDWELAEAQRKDALDRARVRGEEPPAELLAEERGLHSSVEPDVKRLLQGKTLAELEALRVHIESEMRTGTAKVVEYWEAILKHLHIYKAKACLKEIHAKLLRKHLQSLERPLEDEDKLENAHVMIPEEEDTEDDIKVQSADESFSPEPIREDQEADDEAGSFSPQLLHGDENAEAIDPEEDRAMLERNRKAVLEEQQRRVQEAMASKPTPSEDHFEMKALKAMGDMEDGDSVFGSGAEVNLDSQVYWWHDKYRPRKPKYFNRVHTGYEWNKYNQTHYDHDNPPPKIVQGYKFNIFYPDLVDKTKAPTYTIEKDGSNGETCIIRFHAGPPYEDIAFRIVNKEWEYSHKKGFKCAFERGILHVYFNFKRHRYRR